A genome region from Manis javanica isolate MJ-LG chromosome 3, MJ_LKY, whole genome shotgun sequence includes the following:
- the HSPA13 gene encoding heat shock 70 kDa protein 13 — protein MAGEMTILGSAVLTLLLAGYLAQQYLPLPTPKVIGIDLGTTYCSVGVFFPGTGKVKVIPDENGHISIPSMVSFTDNDVFVGYESLELADSNPQNTIYDAKRFIGKIFTPEELEAEIGRYPFKVLNKNGMVEFSVTSNETITISPEYVGSRLLLKLKEMAEEYLGMPVANAVISVPAEFDLKQRNSTIEAANLAGLKILRVINEPTAAAMAYGLHKADVFHVLVIDLGGGTLDVSLLNKQGGMFLTRAMSGNNKLGGQDFNQRLLQYLYKQINQTYGFLPSRKEEIHRLRQAVEMVKLNLTLHQSAQMSVLLTVDEKDRKAPESNDTELPNDRLSPVDGHHVNSVFGAGLSEKKSGESQVLFEAEISRELFDTLNEDLFQKILIPIQQVLKEGHLEKSEIDEVVLVGGSTRIPRIRQVIQEFFGKDPNISVDPDLAVVTGVAIQAGIDGGSWPLQVSALEIPNKHLQKTNFN, from the exons ATGGCCGGAGAGATGACGATCTTAG GATCAGCTGTTTTGACTCTCCTGTTGGCTGGCTATTTGGCACAACAGTATTTACCATTGCCTACTCCTAAAGTGATAGGCATTGACCTGGGCACCACCTACTGTTCTGTTGGGGTGTTTTTTCCTGGCACAGGAAAAGTAAAGGTCATTCCAGATGAAAATGGGCATATCAGCATACCCAGCATGGTGTCCTTTACTGACAATGACGTATTTGTGGGGTATGAAAGCTTAGAGCTGGCAGATTCAAATCCTCAGAACACAATATATGATGCCAAAAGATTCATAGGCAAGATATTTACCCCAGAAGAACTGGAGGCTGAAATTGGCAGATACCCATTTAAG GTTTTAAACAAAAATGGGATGGTTGAGTTTTCTGTGACAAGTAATGAGACCATCACCATTTCCCCAGAATATGTTGGCTCTAGACTGTTGTTGAAGTTAAAGGAAATGGCAGAGGAATATCTTGGAATGCCAGTCGCCAATGCTGTTATTTCTGTACCAGCAGAATTTGACCTAAAACAGAGAAATTCAACAATTGAAGCTGCTAACCTTGCAG GACTGAAGATCTTGAGGGTAATAAATGAACCCACAGCCGCAGCCATGGCCTATGGTCTCCACAAGGCTGATGTCTTTCATGTTTTGGTGATAGATTTGGGTGGAGGAACTCTAGATGTGTCATTGCTGAATAAACAAGGAGGAATGTTTCTAACCCGAGCAATGTCTG gaAACAATAAACTTGGAGGACAGGACTTCAATCAGAGATTGCTTCAGTATTTATATAAACAGATCAATCAGACGTATGGCTTCCTGCCCTCCAGGAAAGAGGAAATTCACAGATTAAGACAAGCTGTGGAAATGGTCAAATTAAATCTCACTCTTCATCAGTCTGCTCAGATGTCAGTATTATTAACGGTGGACGAAAAGGACAGGAAGGCACCTGAGAGTAATGACACTGAACTGCCAAATGACAGACTTTCCCCAGTGGATGGCCACCATGTGAACAGTGTGTTTGGAGCTGGCCTTTCTGAAAAGAAAAGTGGAGAAAGTCAGGTTTTATTTGAAGCAGAAATATCACGGGAGCTCTTTGATACCCTTAATGAagatctcttccagaaaatactCATACCCATTCAGCAAGTGTTAAAAGAAGGCCACCTGGAGAAGTCTGAGATTGATGAGGTGGTTTTGGTTGGGGGTTCTACTCGGATTCCTCGAATCCGCCAAGTCATTCAAGAGTTCTTTGGAAAGGATCCCAACATATCTGTAGACCCTGACCTGGCAGTGGTGACAGGAGTTGCTATCCAAGCAGGGATTGATGGAGGCTCTTGGCCTCTCCAAGTCAGTGCTTTAGAAATTCCCAATAAGCATTTGCAAAAGACCAACTTCAACTGA